A segment of the Amycolatopsis thermophila genome:
GAACCCACGCCCGCGGGCCGGGAACGCCCGCCGCGCAACGAACTTCCGGCCGACGGCGAACTCGCCGGGCGGGCCGAGGAGCTGGCCGTGCTGGTCGAACCGGGGGATCCGGCGCTCGTGACGGTCGCCGCCGTGGACGGGGTGGCGGGCTCGGGCAAGAGCGCACTCGCGGTGCGCGCAGCCCACCGGCTGCGCCCCGGATATCCGGACGGCTGTCTGTTCGTGGACCTGCACGGGCACACCGAGGGGCACGAGCCGTTGCGCCCGGAGCAGCTGCTGCCGCGGATGCTGCGCGCGATCGGGGTGGACGGTGAGCACACCGCGGGCGAGTTCGACGAACTGGTCGCGTCCTGGCGGTCCGCGACGGCGTCGCTGCGCCTGTTGGTGGTGCTGGACAACGCGAAGAGCGCCGAGCAGGTGCGCCCGCTCCTGCCCACCGGTGCGGGCAGCCGGGTGCTGGTGACCAGCCGACGGCGGCTGACCGGTCTGCACGCGGAACGACGGATCTCCCTCGGCGCGCTGGACGCCGGGGCCGCGGACAAGCTGCTCCGCCGGATCGTCGGCGCGGACCGGGTCGAGCGGGAACCGGATGCGGCCCGCGAACTGGCCCGGTTGTGCGGCGGGTTGCCGCTCGCGTTGCGGCTCGCGGGCGCCCGGTTGCAGAACCGTCCGACGTGGACGTTCGAGTACCTGGTCGCCCGCCTGACCGGGGAAGAGCGCAGGCTCGGCGAGCTCGCCGTGGAGGACCACGGGATCGAAGCCGCGCTGCGGTTGTCCTACCACCAGCTGCCGGAGGCGGACCGGCGGACGTTCCGCATGCTCGGCCTGGTGCCGACGCCGGTGTTCGACCCGCTGGCCGTCGCCGCGGTGCTCGGCTGCACCGCGGCCGAGGCCGAGCGGTCGCTGGAACGGCTGGTGGACGCGAGCATGCTCCTGCAACCCGCCGGGGGCCGGTACCGGCTGCACGACCTGGTCGGGGTGTACGCGCGAGGGCTGGCCGCGGGCGAACCCGCGCCGGTGACCGCTGCCGCGCGCGGCCGGGTGCTCCGGCTCTACGCGGCCGCCGCCCGGTGCGCGAGCGACTGGGGCGTCCACGACCCGTCCAGCGGTCCGGCGCCGGACGACGCGCCGTTCACCGGATGGGCGGACGCGACGGCCTGGCTGGACGCGGTCGGCGCCGATCTGACCGGGGTGGTCGGTTACGCGGCGAGCACCGGCGAGGCGGACTACGCGTGCTGGATCGCCGAGGGGCTGGTCGAGTACCTGATGCGGCAGGGCCGGTACGAGGAGTGCCGCGCGGCCATCGATCTCGCACTCCCGCTGGCCGAGCTGAGCACCGACCCGCGGATGGCGCCGGCTCTGCGGCGCGCCTTCGGTACGGCGGAAGGGATGCAGGGCCGGTACGAGCGTGCCCGGCCGTGGTGCGACGAGGCCGTGCGGCTCAGCCGTCGCCTCGGCGACCGGCACGAGGAGGCGCGGGCGCTCGCCATGCACGGCACG
Coding sequences within it:
- a CDS encoding AfsR/SARP family transcriptional regulator: MAGDDRLRLSVLGPFRAWRGSRQLDLGPVRQRALLAALVLRPDATVSADELLDDVWGLEPPGTGRRVIPTYVFRLRKCLGSESADAVIERTSTGYRFPGAAAEVDEVSLDRLASEAAAAERSGDLAGAVRAASAALDLFDGEPLTGLPGPFVEGHRLRLAERRMALRLDKAGWQVRLGRHAEVIDELTALTRVHPHHESLAALLMRALRGAGRRADALAVYTTLRRRLVDDLGVEPGGTARRAQQAVLRDEPTPAGRERPPRNELPADGELAGRAEELAVLVEPGDPALVTVAAVDGVAGSGKSALAVRAAHRLRPGYPDGCLFVDLHGHTEGHEPLRPEQLLPRMLRAIGVDGEHTAGEFDELVASWRSATASLRLLVVLDNAKSAEQVRPLLPTGAGSRVLVTSRRRLTGLHAERRISLGALDAGAADKLLRRIVGADRVEREPDAARELARLCGGLPLALRLAGARLQNRPTWTFEYLVARLTGEERRLGELAVEDHGIEAALRLSYHQLPEADRRTFRMLGLVPTPVFDPLAVAAVLGCTAAEAERSLERLVDASMLLQPAGGRYRLHDLVGVYARGLAAGEPAPVTAAARGRVLRLYAAAARCASDWGVHDPSSGPAPDDAPFTGWADATAWLDAVGADLTGVVGYAASTGEADYACWIAEGLVEYLMRQGRYEECRAAIDLALPLAELSTDPRMAPALRRAFGTAEGMQGRYERARPWCDEAVRLSRRLGDRHEEARALAMHGTLEAVAGDPAGALAALTEAHALGRRFDDPFLVGLTIANTGLVYFRTGRVDEAQSCLEQGVVFAEKIDRPRAVAMASGALGKFHLGLGRHSEAVAPLRRAARSAEEAGDVDLSADCLSMWGAAEAGLGNASTAVELQRRALGSLTEQSRPQLELEIRNRLGEGLLAVGDAAAAREQFAVVLKRTGPADAERARARAGLTACG